In Paenibacillus sp. J23TS9, a single genomic region encodes these proteins:
- the folD gene encoding bifunctional methylenetetrahydrofolate dehydrogenase/methenyltetrahydrofolate cyclohydrolase FolD produces the protein MTATIISGKQVSEEIRGNIAIEVKELAAKGVVPGLAVVLVGEDPASQVYVRNKEKACHDLGYYSEVHRLPAETKQADLLALVDKLNCQDSIDGILVQLPLPGHIEEKAVINAIAVDKDVDGFHPVNVGNLVIGDDSLLPCTPAGVIELIKRAGISLSGKHAVVIGRSNIVGKPVSLLLQRENATVTMCHSRTANMAEIARQADVLVVAIGRANFIDASYVKPGAVVIDVGMNRLENGKLAGDVDFESVKEVSGPITPVPGGVGPMTITMLMQNTLIAAKRHHGLV, from the coding sequence ATGACAGCAACCATTATCAGCGGTAAACAGGTATCCGAGGAAATTCGTGGCAATATTGCAATTGAAGTGAAGGAATTGGCAGCCAAAGGCGTTGTGCCTGGTCTGGCTGTTGTTCTTGTGGGAGAAGATCCAGCATCCCAGGTGTATGTCCGCAACAAGGAAAAAGCATGTCATGATCTGGGGTACTACTCCGAGGTTCACCGTCTGCCTGCGGAAACAAAGCAAGCTGATTTGCTTGCGCTTGTGGACAAGCTGAATTGCCAGGACAGCATCGACGGGATTTTGGTGCAGCTGCCCCTTCCCGGGCATATTGAAGAAAAAGCAGTTATTAATGCCATCGCAGTAGACAAAGATGTGGATGGTTTTCATCCCGTCAATGTGGGGAATTTGGTGATTGGTGATGACAGTCTTCTTCCTTGCACTCCTGCGGGTGTCATTGAGTTAATAAAGCGTGCAGGCATTTCTTTATCAGGTAAGCATGCGGTGGTCATTGGACGAAGCAATATCGTCGGCAAGCCGGTATCTTTGCTGCTTCAACGTGAAAATGCGACAGTAACCATGTGCCATTCGCGTACAGCAAACATGGCTGAGATCGCGCGCCAGGCTGATGTGCTCGTCGTAGCGATCGGAAGAGCAAATTTCATTGACGCCAGCTATGTAAAACCGGGTGCGGTTGTCATTGATGTGGGCATGAATCGCCTTGAAAATGGCAAGCTTGCCGGAGATGTGGACTTTGAAAGCGTCAAGGAAGTGTCGGGTCCCATTACACCGGTTCCGGGTGGCGTTGGTCCGATGACGATCACCATGTTGATGCAAAATACACTGATTGCGGCAAAACGTCATCACGGGCTTGTGTAA
- the xseA gene encoding exodeoxyribonuclease VII large subunit, which yields MEPQRIFSIKDLNRYIRMKLDSDALLSDVWIRGEISNFTHHSSGHMYFTLKDEGSRIRSIMFASHNQRLPFVPKEGAKVIARGNVTVYERDGQYQFYATHMQPDGIGSLYLAFEQLKKKLEDEGLFDIERKRPIPEFPETIGVITSPTGAAVRDIMITLGRRYPQAKIVLYPVLVQGKGAAPSIVRAIRNMNEMDEADVLIIGRGGGSLEELWAFNEEPVARAIRSSHIPVISAVGHETDFTIADFAADLRAATPTAAAELAVPHAAELNERLLQRQRLLKQLLLQRVKRSRQQLTSLQRSPVLVHPRRYMLQHAERLDMLKQRLSGSMRTKLSLSREKQSRIYHGLMRYNPREQLTYARKRNEVSRKQLLSLMQSVLKNKQSQLHSSLRQLDALSPLKVMARGYSLVYDEQEKKLIKSINDVQPGDLVQIKMSDGQLSCQVWGMKEDGQNDGQGK from the coding sequence ATGGAACCACAACGTATTTTTTCGATTAAGGACTTAAACCGATACATTCGGATGAAGCTGGATTCGGATGCTCTTTTATCCGATGTCTGGATTCGCGGCGAAATATCGAATTTCACCCATCATTCCAGCGGGCATATGTATTTTACGCTCAAGGATGAGGGCAGCCGGATTCGCTCGATTATGTTTGCTTCCCACAATCAACGGCTTCCATTCGTGCCGAAAGAAGGCGCCAAAGTCATTGCGAGAGGTAATGTAACGGTCTATGAGCGCGATGGACAGTACCAATTCTACGCGACTCATATGCAGCCGGATGGTATCGGCAGCCTCTATCTGGCGTTTGAACAGCTGAAAAAGAAGCTTGAGGATGAAGGGCTCTTCGACATTGAACGAAAAAGACCCATTCCCGAGTTTCCTGAAACGATCGGAGTAATTACATCGCCAACCGGGGCAGCCGTGAGAGATATCATGATTACGCTCGGACGACGTTACCCACAGGCGAAAATTGTGCTGTACCCGGTTCTTGTACAGGGCAAAGGCGCTGCTCCCTCCATCGTTCGAGCCATCCGCAATATGAACGAGATGGATGAAGCGGATGTTTTGATTATCGGACGCGGAGGGGGCTCATTGGAAGAATTATGGGCATTTAATGAAGAACCGGTCGCCAGAGCGATTCGTTCATCACATATTCCGGTGATATCTGCAGTAGGGCATGAAACGGATTTCACCATCGCTGATTTTGCAGCGGATCTACGGGCTGCAACGCCTACCGCGGCGGCTGAGCTAGCTGTCCCGCATGCGGCGGAGCTGAATGAAAGACTCTTGCAGCGCCAAAGGCTACTTAAACAACTGCTTCTGCAGCGCGTCAAACGGAGTCGGCAGCAGCTTACTTCACTTCAACGTTCTCCGGTGCTCGTGCATCCAAGGAGATACATGCTCCAGCATGCTGAGCGTTTAGATATGTTGAAGCAGCGGCTTAGCGGAAGCATGCGTACGAAGCTGAGTCTCAGCCGGGAGAAACAAAGCAGGATCTATCACGGCTTGATGCGATACAATCCACGTGAGCAGCTCACTTATGCCAGAAAGCGCAATGAGGTCAGCCGTAAACAGCTGTTATCCCTCATGCAGTCTGTCTTGAAGAATAAACAATCACAGCTGCATTCTTCGTTGAGGCAGCTTGACGCTTTGAGCCCGCTTAAGGTTATGGCACGTGGTTATAGCTTAGTTTATGATGAGCAGGAAAAGAAACTCATT